Genomic window (Pyrus communis chromosome 13, drPyrComm1.1, whole genome shotgun sequence):
ACACACAAATCCCTTTCTTAATTAGCACTATTTTCAACTTGATGTAATGCCCATTTATTTACGTATGGTGGAATTCGTTTGCAGCATGTACATCAATCTGGTAATAATTTAGGATGTACACATATGGTGGACTACTAGTGAATTTACCACAACTAAGGTAATATTTGCTTGACTATGCAATTGATTTACTTATActcttgtatgtttattcatAATGTGCAATTTTGGTACATAGTTATTCAAGAGTAGAGAATAATTAATACAATGgcttcgagaagttgggaaggtcaatggtttttttattgtgacgtTACTATCCGATCAAGGTGGAAAAGATAACAGGAGCCCTAGACTTGCATTGGGTTGTGAAATAAATGGACAATATGTAAGtcaaattcacaaaaaaaaacataaaggaTGAGGATAGAAGGAATTCTGTAATGAAAAAATGTGGATGCCCATTTCAATTAAAAGGTAAAAAGGTAGCAATTGATGATGATTGGATATTGGCGGTAGTTATTGGAGTGCATAATCACATAGCAGCAGGCCATTTGGAGGGTCATTCATTTGCTGGTAGATTATCGTCTGAAAAGACTTCGTTATTGACCGATCTGCCTAAAATTTTGCTGCAACCAAAGGAGATTTTGACTACACTAAAATGAAGAGACAAGCGAAATGTATCTACACTGAGGACAACTTATAATGCACCTCAACGTTTGAGGCTTTTGGAGAAAGGTGGGAGGTCCCAAATGCAACAATTGATGAGTAAGTTATCCAAGCATAGGTACACTGAGTGGCATAGGAGTTGCCTAAAGACTAATACTATTTTGGACTTGTTTTGGACACACCCGACTTGTTTGGAATTGTTACATGCATTTCCACATATTTTGATTATGGATTGTACATACAAGACCAATAGGTATCATATGCCATTGTTAGAAATTGTTGGAGTTACATCAACTGATATGACATTTTCTGTTGGTTTTGTTATCTTTCTGCATAACGAGAAGATAATTACGTTTAGGCCTTGAGTATATTGCGAGGACTCATGGATGGTATTGTTACGCCTGATGTTATTGTGACAGATAGAGAAATGACTTTGATGAGGGCCATTAGACTTATATTTGGCACAAGTAAGCATTTATTATGTAGATGGCACATCAATAATAAAGTGTTAGCCAAGTTCAAAAAATTATAGAAGTCCAAGGAAGATTGCGATAGATTTTTGGAGAAATGGAATACAATGGTTGCATCTTCTACTAAAGCCGATTTCATAAGGCAGACAAAACAACTATGCAATGAGTTTAGTATGTATTAAGAGATGCTTCAATATGTGATAGATACTTGGTTGAATCCATAGAAAGAAAGGTTTGTTGTAGCATGGATCGATAAATTTATGCACTTTGGGAATACAACCTCAAATAGGTAAGCATTTATCACTTGTtactttattttcattttcattttctagtGAGATTGCTAAACCCTTGTTACTTTAACAGGCTGAGTCTTCACatgttaaattaaaaagacatcttggaagtaGCCAAGGAACATTTGAGACATCATGGGAAAGGAAAAGGACGGATAAATCTACTCGTTGTGATCCGTCATTGTTTGAGATTATGGAATCGGAGTAAGGAAGTTATTCACTAGGTGATCTTTGTCTTGAAATgagttcaaaacaaaaaaggcGACCAAAGGAGAAGGTGCATCACGCTCGTTCAATTAAGCCAATTGAGTTAACTAATGCATTTCCAGTAGCATTGAGGCCATACATTATTCTTGTAAAAGATGTGGCAGCTGATGGACATTGTGATTTCAGGGCAATTGCATCATTATTGGGTTATAATGAGGATAGATGGGTACAAGTGAGAAAAGATTTATTACAAGAGTTAGAGACTTACTCAAATTGCTACTCCAAGCTATATGGGTCTGAAATTAGGGTCCATGAGTTGAAGTATGCATTGAGATATTTTGAAACTTGTGAAAACATTGATCGGTGGATGACTATGCCTGATATGGGCCATATTATTGCATCATGTTATGGTGTGGTACTTATCCACCTATTGGATGTACAATTTCCTACATTTTCACCTCTTAGAACAACACCTATACCACTAGCAGCATGTAAGGAGATTGCCATTGAATTCTCCAATCATCATTTTGTGCAGGTATAGATATAAGGATTCATTGTTGGAAATTTTTGCAGGTGATCTTATAAGGATTGCATGCATTTACTTTAAGTTATAAATTTCTTGTAGTCTAGTTTAATTAAGTTGTACTTTTATGCAGGTGTTCTTGAAATCAGGTCATCCAATTCCTCCTAAAGCGACAAATTGGGAAAGATACTGTGAACTATGGTGTTTAGAATGGGCTGCTTCGTACATTGCTCGTACACAATAATTCAAATTCATTGTAGGGTCCACTATTATAACTAGAGAGATCGTGAAGcttgacgaaaattgaagcTGGTAAGCAGTGCCACCATGCTTATGCGTCAGGCAATTCCATATTCTGCtcatggtattttttttttctagtaaaCTCCCGCGTTTCGATgcttttctatatttttctaACTAAATTGTTCTTGGTTTGTTCCTCAAGGAATATGAGTTGGGATTTTTCTGTCTTATTTTGCTTTAGAATCCGTGCTCTTCTTTTAAATCCACGtcttaatgttttatttttatatatttttttggaatagttactaaaatatttttatccCTAGGATTTTGGTTGCCCAAATTAGAACCCACCTCTCTACAACTCCTATTTGCCTTCCCTTAATGAAATTTCAGATAACATTCTCCATCATCATCTAGCATAACCTCACATACATGCGTTTCTTGCAACAAAAAAACCCCCAGGGGTTCGGGCTTGAGAGATGGTTTACTTGAGTAAGCTTCTCCATTTTCAATCACGACCAAACGTGTACATCAGATTGAAGAATAGAAGAcctcggttttttttttttttttttggcttttataAGAgagtaatattatttgtttatattctttttttaagagaaaagtttatctctaattatatatatatatattaagggttattttaggaataatagtgggtgagaaaataatattttaattttttaactttttatagtgAATGTAAATATAACGTGATTAGAGAAATAAGACAATGAGGTGAGTCTAAcaactcttaaaaaaaaaaaacaaaaaaaaagtggtGCTGTTGCTTCCGCCTGCAATGTACCCTTCCAAGACTTCTGACCAAAATAGATGGTTCTAATCGGAAGCAGAGGAAACCTACTCAATTTACTCATAACCCCTCAACCAAGCAAAATTAAAGCATTCAAACACAGACTTCTAAGAAAGTCAACAAAATGCAAACTTCAATTTTAAGCGGataatcaaaacaaacaatcaccaaatcaaatttcaaaaacacaAGGAAGAAAGaccaagtctctctctctctctctctctctctctctctctctctctctctatatatatatatatattatatagtgTTTGATGCAAGATTAGGTTGTTTTGATGATCACAGAGGGTTTTGGTCCCCACTGGCCTCTCTCACAACTGCTTCCAGTCTCCAAAAGACCAGTATTAGGCAAAGACCCAAGctttttctttgggttttgtgtaATAATTTGACCACcataattttgggttttcttcgTTCCCTACTTTTTGATCATCTCTCTCTTCCAAATTTCCATTTTTTGCttcaaagtttgaaactttgagtGGAAAGGAGTGAGAGATGTTGGATTACTATGAGCAGCTTGCTTCCAGGCCTTCTTACCATGATTCTCTCAAGGTTCTTGAGGCAGATATTCAGCATGCCAATATGCTGTAAGTACAACACTACgacctttttttaaatttattcatttgggttttgtttatgtttaattttgaaattgggTTTGTGAAATGTGGAATACAGTTGTgggtttcttaatttttagtGGTTTTATATGTTCTGCATTTACTGTTCTGAGGTTGAAAATTGAAACTGTACTCCTCACTATCCAAAAGGGCCACCAGAGAGTGATGTCTTAGGCTTGGATTTCCACATGAAGTTTGGTTTTGGTTATATGATGGATTGtttcaaagagagagagagagagagagagagagagagagagttgagttGATTTTTTGTTTCAGCAGTTTTTTTGGAACTAATATCCATTTGTGTTGTCATTGGATGTATATCTAATGCCCGTTGTTTCTGGTTTCATTGTTATGTTATCTGAATTTCGTTATGTTGTCGTATTGACCCCATTTCGCAAGCTTCAATCTTTATGTGAAGTATAATCTTGGTTTTGAGAacaaatttcagttttttctgTATATAATCTTGGATATGCTGCTGAATTCCGCCTATTATTCTTCATTAGATCCCGGTTTCTTGTTCAAATCGAACTAATTTTTGGGGTTTGTGGAAtctgtgaaatttgaaaaccATAGTGAGGTTCAGCCCATAACCTATCATAGTTTTAAGAGCATCGGCTTATGTCCTTGCGTaccttattttttaatttgggttGCTGACCATTAGAATGTTTCACCGAGTTAATAGACGAAGATATTTCATTTTTGTGGTTGATCAAGTGGAGTGACTTTTGATGTTACTTGAATAAAATGCAGGGCAGCTTCCATCCCCCGAAGCAAGGGTGGTACGGTTCTTCAAATGAAATTGGTTTACAGTGATTTGGCACACATTTTCCTGTTTTTGCTTCAGTGGATTGATTGCTCGTCTTCGTGTTTATTTTCAAGTTACTTAAATCTTTTCCACATAATTGTATATAAGGTTGGTTTCTGCCTTGCCTGTTCTTATgtttataatgtaaatttacAGCTTAATTTTGCCCCTTTCGTAATGGAATTCTAGTTCTTGAATGTTTGCGTGTTTGTTGGTTTTGTATTTCAGGTACGCTCAGATGGGAGATCAAATATCTCTTCATGTGGAAGGAAAGCTACCATCAGCGAATTTTACAGTATGTAAACTTTCTTCTAACTCTGGTAGTTGATTTAATGTCTGTATAAGATGCAAGTTGAACCTTATATAGAGGATGGGTGTTTGCGTATGTTTTATGGAAAACTTAAAAATGAGCCCGTCTGGTGCATAACATAACTTCACTTCAGGATTTCGAAAATTGATGACTAATTCTTTTAATGGATCTCGTTCCTACTGTAATTTCAATTTTACGGAAGCGTACATTTTGGTCTGCTTTTAAACTTCAAAGCGCATGAAGCAGCGTTGTTTTTGCAATTCATCATTATTCATGTCTTTCCCAACATAAAACTGCAGATGTTATATTGCCGTCCCTTCAGTGTCTCCATGGTGATTCATTGGAGATGCATATCACCCAAGAGGAAGCTCTAGAGATGGCTGCGAGGAAACCATATGGGGATAAGATAAAGCTTTCGGATGTGGACTTGGAGAGAGAAGATGAATGTGGCATCTGCTTAGTAACTTGCACCAAAATGGTTTTGCCAAACTGTTGCCATGCAATGTGCATTAACTGCTACCACGACTGGTATGAATAACGTAGTTCTTCCCTAATCTCCGAAATAATTTGTTCTTCCTTTGCTCGCTTTAGTTTCATCCAGTGTTAGGCAGTTACCATATGATGATTTGGCTCATTATTTTTAACTGTTCACATATTTGCCTCTTTATATATCACAGGAACACAAGATCAGAATCTTGCCCATTTTGCCGGGGAAGTATAAAAAGAGTGAACTCAGGGGACTTGTGGGTTCTGACCTGCGGTAGTGATGTGGTTGACACTCAAACCGTGTTGAAGGAAGATATGTTGCGGTTCTATCTTTTTATCAACAGACTGCCCAAAGATCTCCCGGATGCGTTGTTCTTAACGTATTATGAGTActtaatttgatcaaacatACTAGAAATGGTGTATAGAGAAAGGCGATTGCCAACCATCACGAGTACATAGTCCGTTTAGGTTTTAACATCGTAAATTTCTTTTCCACTTCATGCCAAGCAAAATAATGTATATGGTTTGTGTAAGAGACAGAAATATATATCAGACGAGTCACCTCTTTTCTTATGCAATTTTGGTTTTGTGATGGAAGGCAATCAGAAAAAGTTATGATTCGAAGAAATCTGGTTCGAATTCGTGATCAGATTTAAAAAGTGTCATCTTTCACACAGGTTTACATTATACATAGTAAATAGTCCAAGAATCTCTCGAGCATACTTCAAATACAGAAATATATACTCTCAAGAGATCACAAGCAACACAGAAAAGTACTAAAAGATGAATCTGATCATCCGAAGGCAGGCCATTCACCCGTTATGCAGTTTCATGTCCAACAAGGAACTGAAAGGAGGGTGAGTGGCGTTGCCTTTTAGGAACATATCAGAAAGCACCTTGTACATGGCTTCAGTGAGATGAACTCCATCCCAATTGATGTACTGGGACGGGCTTTTACAGGCGGTGGCAGAAGGCGTGCCGCAAGTGGCAAACACGTCGAAGTTGTAGGGGTCATCGCTCTTCCCACAGCAGGCCTTGAAGCTCTCCGTGAAACCGTACTGGCTCGGATTCTTCATGACTGCGAGATGGGCATTCCAGTAGTCAGCATAGGTTATGACAGCATGGGGAAACTGTTTCCTGAGTTCTTGCAACTTTGCTTGGAGCACAAGGTTATGGCTGTAGGTTTGGTTGTTGACACTCTTGACACATTCGATGCTGTCTCTGTCGTCTTCCGGAGCTAACGTCATCGCCAACGGCAAGCAGCCTGAAAGTGGCAGACCTTGGACAACAACATATTTGGCACCCTTCTTTAACAGTGCCTGCAAAGCATTGAAAGCATTTCTCCAATCAGCCCAAGTCCAAAACGTATCATGTACtacggtttttttttaaatttattattaagcTTAATTTCTAGCTTTAGTATTTATCTTCGAAAGAATAAGGACCAAATTCAATGCAATTGAATTCATGAGAGTAATGCAATGGAGACCATATTTTTTTACACCACATGGTGTGTCAAATGATTCACATAGCCAACGTGATGGGTATAAAATTACACTTTCGTTCATGTGTCTCCAACTACGTCGAATTCGAATTTGTCATGTAGTTTGCAAATTAATCCAAATTCGTTGTCGTTTTTGGAATCGAAAATAGAGGATGAAAGTGGAACTTTATTAAATTAAAGAGATTGAAAATGTGATTTAGCAGAAATAGGAATCCGCCCAAAAAAGGAGAGAAATATATAGGACTTTATACTCATAACCAAAACAACTTgaagaacatttttttttttttaaataattattattaagggaaGGAAGAAGGTTCGAaactattatattatttaaggaATGGAAAAGTTTCAAACCTGAGATGCAATAGTAGAAACCCAAAACTCTATCCACAAGGATATTAGACTACAACTTGAAGATTTATTATGCCTGTTGACTTTAGGCATTTGAGTTTGTGTTAGACAAATAATTCTAGTTAggtgaaaaaagaaagaaaatgatttcCGTACACTACGTTATACGTTTCTCCTTCTGCAGACTCATATGCATTTTGTTCCTTAATTCTCTCTATTCCGAAAACCAAACATGAAAAATGGGCGTGTAATGAAAAAAATACGATGGGTTAAAATCACTTcccaaaactaaattaaaaacatacaATTTTTCAGACCATTTATTCTACCCATaaaaatctaacaaaattaaaaatcatacctGCAGAAAGCTAGTAACCCTACTGACCCCAAGCTTCTGAATTGTATCACCTGGCACAGCAGATCCAATTGTGTAAGCATAATCATTGACTCCGATTTCTCCAACCCAAAAAAGTGCATCATCAAATTTGCATTCCGGTCCTCCAACTTTGTCCAAGAACTTGTTGAACCAAAGCAGCTGAGACAGGATAGACTGAGGAGTGATGGCAAGGCTGAGGTTGTTCTTCACAAAGAACTCGTGCTCTATGGCAGTGGAACCCGCGACGGCGAAGTTAACTCCGTGAGTTGAGTCTGCTGAGGCATTGCTCGAAACGACACGGTAGGGTGGCAAGTAGGGCAAGGAGAGTGACTCGGTGACGAAGTCAATGACTAGGCGGCCGTCGGAGTAGCGGTTGGTGGGGCGGTGAAAGAAGGTGATGCCGTAGGGAGAGTTTGAGACGTGGCCGAAGCCGCTAGGGCCTGTGATGGATCTTGTGTTGCCTGTGTCTGTGAATGAGTCACCAAAGGCGTAGATTTTCTTGAAGGGCGAtgtagggttttgttttgttgctaCAGCGGAGGcggggaaggaggaggaggagaggaagGAGATGGTGGTGAGGGTAATGAGGGTAATCTGCCAAGATGTGAAGAGtggagaagaggaagaagccATGTCTAAGCTCTCTTACTACTAGCTAGCTACCTTATTACTTTGCATATGTATAGTTCTTATATACTTTTTTAACTTCTGCAAAAGGGCAAATATGTCTTTTAACTTAAGCAGTGTATGCTATTGGAAACAAATTTAAGACTACTTGTGCAAATTATTGTCACGAGAGCAGTGTTCGATTTACAAAATTTCGTGTTTATGATTAGAtccatttatattttaaaagatcatttgtataaaaaaatcaattaaaattaaggtcgtttagtcactTAATGGTAGCAAATAGCTATACGGATCATAATGTTTTTACCAAATCCGTCCATTTGTTTTTGTATAGTTTGTTGACTAAATGATCTCATATTATATTGAGTTTATATAGAAATGATCTTGATAAAGTGATTTATGATATTAACATTTCAAATTATACGTTTAAGTTTTGTAAATCAATCACCAAATAAAATGAGGAAGAACTCCTCCTCAAGAAGCCAAGTTAATTCCTATTGTTGTATGCCATTAGCATCAACATCCAATTGATGGATCCATTGATTTGGaagtaaaaaaaacaatgaaaaggttctcataattttcattgattttgcaAAGATTGTAAAACATTTTAGCATTGTAAAACGACAAGAAGTTTGGCAAAATATTCGAACTTCGGatgtctttcaatttttttcttcccatATTTATGCATTTCATTGTCagaatacaaataaaattattgtgTTATTTTAGTTCTTCTGTAATAACTTGTTAGTTTTGTGACCTAATTAAAAATCAGCATAAATTATGAGTTTGATTGACACTGAAATAGGTCGGCATACCATAATTACGAACAAACATCAAACAATCAAAGTTCGAACTTGAAAGTTACTATATACTAACTTAAGGGTGGCGGTGACTCGTGTGGGAGCTATTAATTTAGATCTAAAAAGATCTTTGAAGTGGTTGAATGAAAAAGAGAGGCCTTAAATGATCATGTGTCACAACTCCCAACCGGTTTCCTGCTGCTATTTTGgaaaaaaacagagaaatttcaaaagtcaaaaaaaaaaaaaaagaattcttttgctttttgtttctttcgATTTAAACTTGtttgaaaatatatttaaaataattaaaaatattttttgtaaaaatatttggagtcaattcttaataaaaatgtaaataaatcgTAATAAAACACTTAGAATTACAGTGTAGAAGAAGCACATGTTACAATAAGGATTTAagtacatttaaaatttaaaaatactttttcaAAAAACGCTtagaattattttaaaaacagttACAAACAAGCCTTAATAAATTTGAAAGTTTGGTGGAACTAAAAGCTTTTGGTTTGGACGGTGCTTTTGACGTGCATGCTTATATTTTGCACCCACCTCTGTGACCGTACAGATACAACCAAATCTATAAGGACGTCATTTAAGAAAAGGATTCGGCTTGTGACTGTTCATCGTAGATCGTGCGATTAGTTGTCATtgagtattatttatatttaatttttaattttgaaatgatttctaatcgcacgatgtcacatcctgacccggggcggatcactttcccCGCCCGCTCAAacaccgtagtacgatattgtccactttgggcttactattccctcacgattttgtttttgggaactcacaagcaacttctcAAGGTCACCCgttatgggattgctctagcccccttctcgcttaacttcggagttctgacggaacccaaagccagtgagctcccaaaaggcctcgtgctaggtagggatgagaatatacatataaggatcactcccctggacgatgtaggatgtcacacacgatgtacaatgaatggTCATAATCACAAAATTCCTAGAATCCTAAAAAAAATGATCAGGCAAGAATCATTTTCCCATCATTTATTAGGCCTCCTTTTCAGATGGCTTGCGTTAAATGACGTGcgtataaataaatatatgcaTGGATGCAACCGAAGCAAAAACTATAGGACACTCACGTGATGTGAGTCCTTTGCATAAATTATGTTCGAATTTATAGCGCAAGAAATGTAGGTACGAAAGAGGCAATCATATTGCTTGTTTGAGATGCTTGTCTAAGAactaaaaactaatttttagtaaaaatttaaGTGAATTCTGAAAAGCAGTTGAACAAATATTTGATGTTTTTCTAAAAAGGATTCAAAgtaatttcattaaaaacgttttcagttattttcaAAGCACATTCGGACGAGCCTTTATATTCATAATCATATGACcccattttaaattatttatgcTCATAATCGCTTTCACTATAAGATCTATTATTAGAAGGACGTGATGTTTATGTCCTCTCACCTGTTTTATTTTCTCACCCACTAAAAATAGGGGCTATTAGACCTAGGTCCAATTACATAGatggtttttaggagtgagtccagtCATCCaattacatgtttttatttcttttatactcattttatatttttttaaaaatattaaaaatcaattaaatttcttctaatattatgcatttttcaactccaaaaaatctatttaatatcttacaacaacaaaaactaatatactaacataaattatccacaaaacattctaccttaactcaagtaacaaatatatgaatatatattatacctgtaagcgagatatgaaacctaactaaaaggtaAGAAAAATCATAATATACCTACATGCAAGACACATTAATTTATGAcacgttgattataaaaaagaatctatcatatagatacataaaaataaataacctgtgatataggttgattataaaaattaaaaataaaatatataaatggggcttaaagcaggaggaagaacaagaaataataaaaaataaaaagaaaaagaaataatcaaggagataattaggaagaaatttgatttttataataaatcttatcattgaatagataattattgataattaaataattaaatttaaggaattggacttattttaataaattggactattcctactattggctaaaaaaattggacttatattaAGTTCTCcctaaaatgaattaaaaataaatttgacattgatgtcaaatttgacttcAAAGCACAAAGCCTTCAAATCCAATCAGCAAATAACACTTCGGTTAACTAAAAGGTAGGAAAAATCATAATATACCTACATGCAAGACACATTAATTTGTGAcacgttgattataaaaaagaatctatcatatagatacataaaaataattaacctgtgatatagattgattataaaaaattaaaataaaatatataaatggggTTAACTAAATGGTAGGAAAAATCATAATATACCTACATGCAAGACACATTAATTTGTGAcacgttgattataaaaaagaatctatcatatagatacataaaaataattaacctgtgatataggttgattataaaaatttaaaataaaatatataaatggggtttagagcaggaggaagaacaagaaataataataataataaaaaaagaaataatcaaggagataattaggaagaaatttgatttttataataaatcttatcattgaatagataattattgataattaaataattaaatttaaggaattgaacttattttaataaattagactattcctactattggttaaaaaaattagatttatatcaagttttcctgtaaaaataactaaaaaataGATGACAAATCAATATAATATATAGATCAGTAAGTAGTGGGTTACCTAGGCGGTTGTGGTCTTCCTTGTCAACCCTCTCTCTCGAATCATTTCTCTCATTGTAGATCGTAAATTAGTATAGCATATTAGTTGtgacaataaaataataacattggTGAGAAAATAAGATGGGTGAATGGGCATGGtatcacttgttt
Coding sequences:
- the LOC137712334 gene encoding uncharacterized protein — translated: MSSKQKRRPKEKVHHARSIKPIELTNAFPVALRPYIILVKDVAADGHCDFRAIASLLGYNEDRWVQVRKDLLQELETYSNCYSKLYGSEIRVHELKYALRYFETCENIDRWMTMPDMGHIIASCYGVVLIHLLDVQFPTFSPLRTTPIPLAACKEIAIEFSNHHFVQVFLKSGHPIPPKATNWERYCELWCLEWAASYIARTQ
- the LOC137713019 gene encoding E3 ubiquitin-protein ligase AIRP2-like, encoding MLDYYEQLASRPSYHDSLKVLEADIQHANMLAASIPRSKGGTVLQMKLVYSDLAHIFLFLLQWIDCSSSCLFSSYLNLFHIIVYKVRSDGRSNISSCGRKATISEFYNVILPSLQCLHGDSLEMHITQEEALEMAARKPYGDKIKLSDVDLEREDECGICLVTCTKMVLPNCCHAMCINCYHDWNTRSESCPFCRGSIKRVNSGDLWVLTCGSDVVDTQTVLKEDMLRFYLFINRLPKDLPDALFLTYYEYLI
- the LOC137713018 gene encoding GDSL esterase/lipase At3g48460-like, translated to MASSSSPLFTSWQITLITLTTISFLSSSSFPASAVATKQNPTSPFKKIYAFGDSFTDTGNTRSITGPSGFGHVSNSPYGITFFHRPTNRYSDGRLVIDFVTESLSLPYLPPYRVVSSNASADSTHGVNFAVAGSTAIEHEFFVKNNLSLAITPQSILSQLLWFNKFLDKVGGPECKFDDALFWVGEIGVNDYAYTIGSAVPGDTIQKLGVSRVTSFLQALLKKGAKYVVVQGLPLSGCLPLAMTLAPEDDRDSIECVKSVNNQTYSHNLVLQAKLQELRKQFPHAVITYADYWNAHLAVMKNPSQYGFTESFKACCGKSDDPYNFDVFATCGTPSATACKSPSQYINWDGVHLTEAMYKVLSDMFLKGNATHPPFSSLLDMKLHNG